In one window of Pseudoliparis swirei isolate HS2019 ecotype Mariana Trench chromosome 15, NWPU_hadal_v1, whole genome shotgun sequence DNA:
- the clic3 gene encoding chloride intracellular channel protein 3: protein MAEPPKIELFVKASVDAESVGNCPFSQRLFMILWLKGANFTLTTVDMKRTPQVLKALAPGSQPPFLLYNDEVKTDINKIEEFLEENLAQPQYTKLCCRFKESNNAGEDIFRNFSGYIKNPNPALNDRLEKKFLSTLVKLTMQLETPLPDELERNPNVTESSRLYLDGDTFTLADCNLLPKLNIVKVVCKQYRNFDIPKELKGLTRYLENAYKQDEFRYTCPKDSEILIAYQSVAKYLNK from the exons ATGGCAGAGCCCCccaagattgaactctttgttAAG gCCAGTGTTGATGCTGAGAGTGTGGGGAACTGCCCGTTCTCCCAGAGACTCTTCATGATTCTTTGGTTGAAAGGGGCCAACTTCACCCTCACCACTGTGGACATGAAGAG AACACCTCAAGtgctgaaggctctggctccaggCTCTCAGCCTCCGTTCCTCCTCTACAATGATGAAGTCAAAACCGACATTAACAAAATTGAGGAGTTCCTGGAGGAGAATTTAGCCCAACCACA GTATACAAAGCTGTGCTGTCGCTTCAAAGAGTCCAACAATGCTGGAGAAGACATCTTCAGAAATTTCTCAGGATATATAAAAAATCCTAATCCCGCATTAAATGACA GGCTCGAGAAAAAATTTCTGTCAACTCTGGTGAAGCTGACCATGCAACTCGAGACTCCTCTCCCCGATGAGCTGGAACGGAACCCGAATGTCACTGAGTCTTCGCGCCTCTACCTGGATGGTGACACCTTCACCTTGGCAGACTGCAATTTGCTTCCCAAACTTAATATTGTCAAG GTGGTGTGCAAGCAGTACCGCAACTTTGACATCCCTAAAGAGCTGAAAGGTCTGACACGTTACCTGGAGAATGCCTACAAACAAGATGAGTTTCGTTATACATGCCCAAAAGACTCAGAGATCCTCATTGCCTACCAGTCCGTGGCGAAGTACCTGAACAAATAA